The following proteins are encoded in a genomic region of Nocardioides sp. cx-173:
- a CDS encoding glutamate synthase subunit beta — MADPKGFLKHGREVAERRPVEERVHDWNEVYPGGMGRALLPIITEQAGRCMDCGIPFCHQGCPLGNIIPEWNDLVWRDDWEGAIERLHATNNFPEFTGRLCPAPCETACVLGINQDPVTIKNVEVSIIDKAWESGFVRPQPPEWLSGRTVAVIGSGPAGLAAAQQLTRAGHTVAVYERADKVGGLLRYGIPEFKMEKKHLDRRVEQMKREGTVFRAGVDVGGDVLTGDSLRERYDAVVLAMGSTEARDLPVPGRELGGIHQAMEFLPQANRVALGEQVEGQIRADGKHVVIIGGGDTGADCLGTSTRQGAASITQLEIMPEPPHERPEGQPWPTYPMTFRVSSAHEEAGERVYAVSTQEFLGDEDGNVRALRLVDVVFEGGKLTEIEGTEREIPAELVLFAMGFVGPEKPGLVEQLGVDLDARGNVARDGSYMSSVPGVFVAGDAGRGQSLIVWAIAEGRAAAAAVDTFLTGSTALPAPIPPTARPLVV, encoded by the coding sequence ATGGCTGACCCCAAAGGGTTCCTCAAGCACGGCCGCGAGGTCGCGGAGCGCCGCCCGGTCGAGGAGCGCGTGCACGACTGGAACGAGGTCTACCCCGGCGGGATGGGCCGCGCGCTGCTGCCGATCATCACCGAGCAGGCCGGCCGCTGCATGGACTGTGGCATCCCGTTCTGCCACCAGGGCTGCCCGCTGGGCAACATCATCCCCGAGTGGAACGACCTGGTCTGGCGCGACGACTGGGAGGGTGCGATCGAGCGCCTGCACGCGACCAACAACTTCCCGGAGTTCACCGGGCGCCTGTGCCCGGCGCCGTGCGAGACCGCGTGCGTCCTGGGCATCAACCAGGACCCGGTGACGATCAAGAACGTCGAGGTCTCGATCATCGACAAGGCGTGGGAGTCCGGCTTCGTCCGCCCGCAGCCGCCGGAGTGGCTCTCGGGCCGCACGGTCGCGGTGATCGGCTCCGGACCGGCCGGCCTCGCGGCCGCCCAGCAGCTGACCCGGGCCGGCCACACCGTGGCCGTCTACGAGCGGGCCGACAAGGTCGGCGGGCTGCTGCGCTACGGCATCCCCGAGTTCAAGATGGAGAAGAAGCACCTCGACCGGCGCGTCGAGCAGATGAAGCGTGAGGGCACCGTCTTCCGGGCCGGTGTCGACGTCGGCGGGGACGTCCTGACCGGCGACTCGCTGCGCGAGCGCTACGACGCCGTGGTGCTGGCCATGGGCTCGACCGAGGCCCGCGACCTGCCGGTCCCCGGCCGCGAGCTGGGCGGCATCCACCAGGCGATGGAGTTCCTCCCGCAGGCCAACCGGGTCGCGCTGGGCGAGCAGGTGGAGGGCCAGATCCGCGCCGACGGCAAGCACGTGGTCATCATCGGCGGCGGCGACACCGGCGCCGACTGCCTCGGCACCTCGACGCGGCAGGGCGCCGCCTCGATCACGCAGCTCGAGATCATGCCTGAGCCGCCCCACGAGCGCCCCGAGGGCCAGCCGTGGCCGACGTACCCGATGACCTTCCGGGTCTCCTCGGCCCACGAGGAGGCGGGGGAGCGGGTCTACGCAGTGTCCACGCAGGAGTTCCTCGGTGACGAGGACGGCAACGTGCGCGCGCTGCGCCTCGTCGACGTGGTCTTCGAAGGCGGCAAGCTGACCGAGATCGAGGGCACCGAGCGGGAGATCCCCGCGGAGCTGGTGCTGTTCGCCATGGGCTTCGTCGGCCCCGAGAAGCCCGGCCTGGTCGAGCAGCTCGGCGTCGACCTCGACGCCCGCGGCAACGTCGCGCGCGACGGCAGCTACATGAGCTCGGTGCCGGGGGTCTTCGTGGCCGGCGACGCCGGGCGCGGTCAGTCGCTGATCGTGTGGGCCATCGCTGAGGGGCGCGCCGCGGCCGCCGCCGTCGACACCTTCCTCACCGGATCCACGGCCCTCCCGGCCCCGATCCCGCCCACCGCCCGCCCCCTCGTCGTCTGA
- the pyk gene encoding pyruvate kinase — translation MRRAKIVCTLGPATNSERRIRELVYAGMDVARLNMSHGSHADHAEAYRLVREAADASGHGVGIFADLQGPKIRLETFADGPVTLRRGQQWTITTRDVPGDATICGTTYKGLPGDVSIGDPILIDDGKVRLRVTGVDDTDVTTDVLVGGKVSNNKGINLPGVAVSVPALSEKDIEDLRFALGLSVDFIALSFVRSAADVEDVRRVMDEVGVWLPVIAKIEKPQAIDNLDEIVAAFDGFMVARGDLGVECPLEDVPFLQKQIIEKARRNAKPVIVATQMLESMITSPSPTRAETSDVANAVLDGADAVMLSGETSVGEHPIHVVETMARIITATEQHALEPRQFGQFEKIEWDPHTRGGVIAKAAEEVAERVEAKYVVAFTQSGDSARRMSRLRGPIPILAFTPEARVRSQLSLSWGIETFKTSRVSHTDEMVRQVDEQLLQIGRVEEGDLVVIIAGAPPGIPGSTNALRIHRMGDAINRVAPAYYSQG, via the coding sequence GTGCGAAGAGCGAAGATCGTGTGCACCCTCGGCCCTGCCACCAACTCAGAACGACGGATCCGCGAGCTCGTCTATGCCGGCATGGACGTCGCGCGGCTGAACATGAGCCACGGCAGTCACGCCGACCACGCCGAGGCCTACCGGCTGGTGCGCGAGGCGGCCGACGCCAGCGGGCACGGGGTCGGTATCTTCGCGGACCTGCAGGGCCCCAAGATCCGCCTGGAGACGTTCGCCGACGGTCCGGTCACGCTGCGCCGCGGCCAGCAGTGGACGATCACCACCCGCGACGTGCCGGGTGACGCGACGATCTGCGGGACGACGTACAAGGGCCTTCCCGGCGACGTGAGCATCGGCGACCCGATCCTCATCGACGACGGCAAGGTCCGGCTCCGGGTCACCGGCGTCGACGACACCGACGTCACCACCGACGTGCTGGTGGGCGGCAAGGTCAGCAACAACAAGGGCATCAACCTGCCCGGGGTGGCGGTCTCGGTGCCGGCACTGTCCGAGAAGGACATCGAGGACCTGCGCTTCGCCCTGGGCCTGAGCGTCGACTTCATCGCCCTCAGTTTCGTACGCAGCGCGGCGGACGTCGAGGACGTGCGGCGCGTCATGGACGAGGTCGGGGTGTGGCTGCCGGTCATCGCCAAGATCGAGAAGCCGCAGGCCATCGACAACCTCGACGAGATCGTGGCCGCCTTCGACGGGTTCATGGTGGCGCGTGGCGACCTGGGCGTGGAGTGTCCGCTCGAGGACGTGCCGTTCCTGCAGAAGCAGATCATCGAGAAGGCCCGCCGCAACGCCAAGCCGGTGATCGTGGCGACCCAGATGCTGGAGTCCATGATCACCAGCCCCTCGCCGACGCGCGCGGAGACCAGCGATGTCGCCAACGCGGTGCTCGACGGGGCGGACGCCGTGATGCTGTCGGGCGAGACGAGCGTGGGGGAGCACCCCATCCACGTCGTGGAGACGATGGCGCGGATCATCACCGCGACCGAGCAGCACGCGCTCGAGCCGCGGCAGTTCGGACAGTTCGAGAAGATCGAGTGGGACCCGCACACCCGTGGCGGGGTCATCGCCAAGGCGGCCGAGGAGGTCGCCGAGCGCGTCGAGGCCAAGTACGTCGTGGCGTTCACGCAGTCGGGCGACTCCGCGCGCCGGATGTCGCGGCTGCGCGGTCCGATCCCGATCCTGGCGTTCACCCCCGAGGCCCGGGTCCGCTCGCAGCTGTCGCTGTCGTGGGGCATCGAGACTTTCAAGACGTCCCGGGTCTCCCACACCGACGAGATGGTGCGCCAGGTCGACGAGCAGCTGCTGCAGATCGGCCGGGTCGAGGAGGGCGACCTGGTGGTCATCATCGCCGGCGCCCCGCCGGGCATCCCCGGCTCCACCAACGCGCTGCGCATCCACCGCATGGGTGACGCGATCAACCGGGTGGCGCCGGCCTACTACAGCCAGGGCTAG
- a CDS encoding ANTAR domain-containing response regulator, whose amino-acid sequence MTEPDTSPTRRTVVIAEDETLIRMDLAEMLTEEGYSVVGQAGDGARAIELAEEHRPDLVILDVKMPVLDGIAAAEAIAGRRIAPVVILTAFSQRDLVERARDAGAMAYLVKPFNKSDLVPAIEMAVSRFAELSQLETEVADLSERLETRKAVDRAKGILQEQLSISEPDAFRWIQKTAMDLRLSMRQVAEGVVEHGPGLDGTDRG is encoded by the coding sequence GTGACCGAGCCTGACACGAGCCCCACCCGCCGCACCGTCGTGATCGCCGAGGACGAGACGCTGATCCGCATGGACCTCGCGGAGATGTTGACCGAGGAGGGCTACTCCGTGGTCGGCCAGGCCGGTGACGGAGCGCGCGCGATAGAGCTCGCCGAGGAGCACCGACCTGACCTGGTCATCCTCGACGTGAAGATGCCCGTGCTCGACGGGATCGCGGCGGCGGAGGCGATCGCCGGGCGGCGGATCGCGCCGGTGGTCATCCTGACGGCGTTCTCGCAGCGCGACCTGGTGGAGCGCGCCAGGGACGCCGGCGCCATGGCCTACCTGGTCAAGCCGTTCAACAAGTCCGACCTGGTGCCCGCCATCGAGATGGCGGTGAGCCGCTTCGCCGAGCTCAGCCAGCTGGAGACGGAGGTCGCCGACCTCTCCGAGCGGCTCGAGACGCGCAAGGCCGTGGACCGCGCGAAGGGCATCCTGCAGGAGCAGCTGAGCATCTCCGAGCCGGACGCCTTCCGCTGGATCCAGAAGACCGCGATGGATCTTCGCCTCTCGATGCGCCAGGTGGCGGAAGGAGTCGTCGAGCACGGTCCGGGGCTCGATGGGACCGATCGAGGCTGA
- a CDS encoding branched-chain amino acid ABC transporter substrate-binding protein, giving the protein MAASLALVLSACGSADTNDEAEGGGDECAGKIGVMGALSGPNSSIVIPSVNGAKLALTQFLEENDDCKVELVEFDSEGDATKATPLASQIADDPEFLGVIGGAFSGETRATKGIFDEAGVTMISQSATATDLTTEDPAEVFHRVVGYDEVQGAAVAKYLSDALGGKKVFVIDNSEAYGEPLAEKVTEELGDLVAGSDKTQVEQTEFSATISKIEGAGADAIFYAGYIAEAAPLIKQIRDAGIEVPVVFPDGVYGADFPKAAGAAGEGAIVTCPCVPIEEGDTFYADYETEFGEQPGAYAAEGYDAMTIFLEAIKDGATDRGAVEEFVDGYDAEGLTKTLAFDDKGDIAVENVVIWAYKVQGDALVPDQEISLD; this is encoded by the coding sequence GTGGCTGCGAGCCTGGCGCTGGTCCTGTCGGCGTGCGGGAGCGCGGACACCAACGACGAGGCCGAGGGCGGCGGCGACGAGTGCGCAGGCAAGATCGGCGTGATGGGGGCGCTGTCCGGTCCCAACTCCAGCATCGTCATCCCTTCGGTCAACGGCGCCAAGCTGGCGCTCACGCAGTTCCTCGAGGAGAACGACGACTGCAAGGTCGAGCTGGTCGAGTTCGACAGCGAGGGCGACGCCACCAAGGCGACGCCGCTGGCCAGCCAGATCGCCGACGACCCCGAGTTCCTCGGTGTGATCGGTGGCGCGTTCTCGGGTGAGACCCGCGCGACCAAGGGCATCTTCGACGAGGCCGGCGTGACCATGATCAGCCAGTCCGCCACGGCCACCGACCTCACCACCGAGGACCCGGCCGAGGTGTTCCACCGGGTCGTGGGCTACGACGAGGTGCAGGGCGCCGCGGTGGCGAAGTACCTCTCCGACGCGCTGGGCGGCAAGAAGGTCTTCGTGATCGACAACTCCGAGGCCTACGGCGAGCCGCTGGCCGAGAAGGTCACCGAGGAGCTGGGCGACCTGGTCGCCGGGTCGGACAAGACCCAGGTCGAGCAGACCGAGTTCTCCGCCACGATCTCCAAGATCGAGGGCGCGGGCGCGGACGCCATCTTCTACGCCGGCTACATCGCCGAGGCCGCACCGCTGATCAAGCAGATCCGCGACGCCGGCATCGAGGTCCCCGTGGTCTTCCCCGACGGCGTCTACGGCGCCGACTTCCCGAAGGCGGCCGGTGCCGCGGGCGAGGGTGCCATCGTCACCTGCCCGTGCGTCCCGATCGAGGAGGGCGACACCTTCTACGCCGACTACGAGACGGAGTTCGGTGAGCAGCCCGGCGCGTACGCCGCCGAGGGCTACGACGCCATGACGATCTTCCTCGAGGCGATCAAGGACGGCGCCACCGACCGCGGCGCCGTCGAGGAGTTCGTCGACGGCTACGACGCCGAGGGCCTGACCAAGACCCTGGCGTTCGACGACAAGGGCGACATCGCCGTCGAGAACGTGGTCATCTGGGCCTACAAGGTGCAGGGCGACGCCCTGGTGCCCGACCAGGAGATCTCGCTCGACTGA
- a CDS encoding branched-chain amino acid ABC transporter permease, with translation MLEQLGALVVPLVAWDNLFSDLPDHTVDGLTRGAIYALVALGYTLVYGVMRLINFAHSEVFMVGTWAVLGVYTLIGAAEGDGLGFVVLATLIALIGAMLASAGTALAVERIAYRPLRKKNAPPLIFLITAIGCSLVLLEVFGQVLHAIFGEPFGRKTISIPSLVKTEQLIGPNGSLLTTDAITITNLQLIIFLGAVGMMVALDVFVNRSRLGRGVRAVAQDPDTAALMGVNQDRVFMLVFILGGAMAGVAALLYTMQFDITKFNVGFLIGIKAFTAAVLGGIGNLRGALLGGLLLGVVEVYASTLFTSNWADVTAFILLIAVLMVRPTGILGESLGKARA, from the coding sequence TTGCTTGAACAACTCGGTGCCCTGGTGGTGCCGCTGGTGGCGTGGGACAACCTGTTCAGCGACCTGCCGGACCACACGGTCGACGGCCTGACCCGCGGCGCCATCTACGCGCTGGTGGCGCTCGGCTACACGCTGGTCTACGGCGTCATGCGGCTGATCAACTTCGCCCACTCCGAGGTGTTCATGGTGGGCACCTGGGCGGTCCTGGGCGTCTACACGCTCATCGGCGCGGCCGAGGGCGACGGGCTGGGCTTCGTCGTCCTCGCGACGCTGATCGCGCTGATCGGGGCGATGCTGGCCTCCGCCGGCACGGCGCTCGCCGTCGAGCGGATCGCCTACCGCCCGCTGCGCAAGAAGAACGCCCCGCCCCTCATCTTCCTGATCACCGCGATCGGCTGCTCGCTGGTGCTGCTCGAGGTGTTCGGCCAGGTCCTGCACGCCATCTTCGGCGAGCCCTTCGGTCGCAAGACCATCAGCATCCCCTCGCTCGTGAAGACCGAGCAGCTGATCGGCCCGAACGGCAGCCTGCTGACCACCGACGCGATCACGATCACCAACCTGCAGCTGATCATCTTCCTCGGCGCGGTCGGGATGATGGTCGCGCTGGACGTCTTCGTCAACCGCTCCCGGCTGGGTCGCGGCGTCCGGGCGGTCGCCCAGGACCCCGACACCGCCGCCCTCATGGGGGTCAACCAGGACCGGGTCTTCATGCTGGTCTTCATCCTGGGTGGCGCGATGGCCGGCGTGGCCGCGCTGCTCTACACGATGCAGTTCGACATCACGAAGTTCAACGTCGGCTTCCTGATCGGCATCAAGGCCTTCACGGCCGCGGTCCTCGGGGGGATCGGCAACCTGCGCGGAGCGCTCCTGGGCGGGCTGCTCCTCGGGGTGGTCGAGGTCTACGCCTCGACGCTGTTCACCTCCAACTGGGCCGACGTCACCGCGTTCATCCTGCTGATCGCGGTGCTGATGGTCCGGCCGACAGGCATCTTGGGCGAATCGCTGGGGAAGGCGCGCGCATGA
- a CDS encoding branched-chain amino acid ABC transporter permease, translating to MNVLTTASGGLQGVKERWRGLPRLTREVTKAVLIAAGIAFLVYLPFLQLLPFAQVRTDLTSRGSSWDAVLFQIVIYMIVAVGLNVVIGLAGLLDLGYIGFYAVGAYSVAIFGSPSSPVTQWMVREFGFSEGWAVPFVACIPIALAFALMAGLILGAPTLRLRGDYLAIVTMGFGEIIRIVLRNVSDVSGGSQGIVQIPSPPGPQVVNEYGREVDLFNRLDHHYWYWLALAVLFLLIILVRRLENSRVGRAWLAIREDEDAAAIMGVPALKYKLWAFVIGAMLGAIAGMLFASHQTAITPNDFQLNLSFLFVAMVVIGGSGNMVGALLGAFLITYLPERFRDFQEWRPFAFGLALVLVMIFRPQGLVPSRRRAAEFRDRKIEAEEAATDA from the coding sequence ATGAACGTACTCACCACAGCCTCCGGCGGCCTGCAGGGCGTCAAGGAGAGGTGGCGCGGGCTGCCGCGCCTCACCCGCGAGGTCACGAAGGCCGTGCTCATCGCGGCCGGCATCGCGTTCCTGGTCTACCTGCCGTTCCTGCAGCTGCTGCCGTTCGCCCAGGTCCGCACCGACCTCACCAGCCGCGGCTCCTCGTGGGACGCCGTGCTGTTCCAGATCGTCATCTACATGATCGTCGCGGTCGGCCTCAACGTCGTGATCGGGCTGGCCGGCCTGCTCGACCTCGGCTACATCGGCTTCTACGCCGTCGGCGCCTACTCGGTGGCCATCTTCGGCTCGCCCTCCTCGCCCGTCACCCAGTGGATGGTCAGGGAGTTCGGGTTCTCCGAGGGCTGGGCCGTGCCGTTCGTGGCCTGCATCCCGATCGCCCTGGCCTTCGCCCTCATGGCCGGGCTGATCCTCGGCGCCCCGACCCTGCGGCTGCGCGGCGACTACCTCGCCATCGTCACGATGGGCTTCGGCGAGATCATCCGGATCGTGCTGCGCAACGTCAGCGACGTCTCGGGCGGCTCGCAGGGCATCGTGCAGATCCCGTCCCCGCCGGGACCGCAGGTGGTCAACGAGTACGGCCGCGAGGTCGACCTGTTCAACCGGCTCGACCACCACTACTGGTACTGGCTGGCCCTCGCGGTGCTGTTCCTGCTGATCATCCTGGTCCGTCGCCTGGAGAACAGCCGCGTCGGCCGCGCCTGGCTGGCGATCCGTGAGGACGAGGACGCGGCGGCGATCATGGGTGTCCCGGCGCTGAAGTACAAGCTGTGGGCCTTCGTCATCGGCGCCATGCTCGGTGCCATCGCGGGCATGCTGTTCGCCAGCCACCAGACCGCCATCACGCCCAACGACTTCCAGCTGAACCTGTCGTTCCTGTTCGTCGCCATGGTCGTCATCGGCGGCTCGGGCAACATGGTCGGGGCGCTGCTGGGCGCCTTCCTGATCACCTACCTCCCGGAGCGCTTCCGCGACTTCCAGGAGTGGCGCCCGTTCGCGTTCGGGCTGGCGCTGGTCCTGGTGATGATCTTCCGGCCCCAGGGCCTGGTCCCCAGTCGCAGACGCGCTGCCGAGTTCCGAGACCGCAAGATCGAGGCAGAGGAGGCGGCCACCGATGCCTGA
- a CDS encoding ABC transporter ATP-binding protein, producing the protein MPEQTWTTLEPVVEQDVLLHVNHVTLRFGGVVALNDVDFEIRRGEILGLIGPNGAGKTTCFNVMTGVYKPTSGQVDFDGTKISGIKSHKINKLGVARTFQNIRLFPEMSALENVMVGCDAEHKTSVLGALFRLRRVFGAPEELYSENRVKHAWERAAGISRHMYEEREGRIKAMDLLRFVGIADRAHELARNLPYGYQRRLEIARAMATDPKLLCLDEPAAGFNPAEKEDLMALIRRIRDRGLTVLLIEHDMKLVMGVTDRIVVLEFGTKIADGLPAEVARSPKVIAAYLGEPDDVA; encoded by the coding sequence ATGCCTGAGCAGACCTGGACCACCCTGGAGCCCGTCGTCGAGCAGGATGTGCTCCTGCACGTCAACCACGTCACCCTGCGCTTCGGCGGTGTGGTGGCGCTCAACGACGTGGACTTCGAGATCCGCCGCGGAGAGATCCTCGGCCTGATCGGACCCAACGGCGCCGGCAAGACCACGTGCTTCAACGTGATGACCGGCGTCTACAAGCCCACGTCGGGGCAGGTCGACTTCGACGGCACCAAGATCTCGGGCATCAAGAGCCACAAGATCAACAAGCTCGGTGTGGCGCGGACGTTCCAGAACATCCGCCTGTTCCCGGAGATGAGCGCCCTCGAGAACGTCATGGTCGGCTGCGACGCGGAGCACAAGACCAGCGTGCTCGGCGCGCTGTTCCGCCTGCGTCGCGTGTTCGGCGCGCCCGAGGAGCTGTACTCCGAGAACCGCGTCAAGCACGCGTGGGAGCGGGCCGCCGGGATCAGCCGGCACATGTACGAGGAGCGCGAGGGCCGGATCAAGGCCATGGACCTGCTGCGCTTCGTCGGCATCGCCGACCGCGCGCACGAGCTCGCCCGCAACCTGCCCTACGGCTACCAGCGGCGCCTCGAGATCGCACGCGCCATGGCCACCGACCCCAAGCTGCTCTGCCTCGACGAGCCGGCGGCCGGGTTCAACCCCGCGGAGAAGGAGGACCTCATGGCCCTCATCCGCCGGATCCGCGACCGCGGGCTGACCGTGCTCCTCATCGAGCACGACATGAAGCTGGTCATGGGGGTCACCGACCGGATCGTGGTGCTGGAGTTCGGCACCAAGATCGCCGACGGCCTGCCCGCCGAGGTGGCCCGCAGCCCCAAGGTCATCGCCGCCTACCTAGGAGAGCCCGACGATGTTGCTTGA
- a CDS encoding ABC transporter ATP-binding protein — protein MLLELEDVVLAYGKIEALHGLSLQVDEGEVVALIGANGAGKTSTMRAVSGVRGIQSGRIVFQGEDITRLRADQRVRKGLCLAPEGRGIFPGMSVVENLDMGAYTRRDKAEIGKDFERVFGLFPRLDERKKQIAGTMSGGEQQMLAIGRALMARPKLLCLDEPSMGLAPMLIQQIFSIISEIAEQGTTILVVEQNAKQALSRADRAYVLETGNIVKSGSGASLLDDPSIREAYLGVA, from the coding sequence ATGTTGCTTGAGCTGGAGGACGTGGTCCTGGCCTACGGGAAGATCGAGGCCCTCCACGGCCTGAGCCTGCAGGTCGACGAGGGCGAGGTCGTCGCCCTCATCGGCGCCAACGGCGCCGGCAAGACCTCGACCATGCGGGCGGTCTCCGGCGTGCGCGGGATCCAGTCCGGAAGGATCGTCTTCCAAGGCGAGGACATCACCCGGCTCCGCGCGGACCAGCGGGTGCGCAAGGGGCTGTGCCTGGCGCCGGAGGGCCGCGGCATCTTCCCCGGCATGTCCGTGGTCGAGAACCTCGACATGGGCGCCTACACCCGGCGCGACAAGGCCGAGATCGGCAAGGACTTCGAGCGCGTCTTCGGCCTCTTCCCGAGGCTCGACGAGCGCAAGAAGCAGATCGCCGGCACGATGTCGGGGGGCGAGCAGCAGATGCTCGCCATCGGCCGCGCGCTCATGGCCAGGCCCAAGCTGCTGTGCCTCGATGAGCCCTCCATGGGCCTCGCGCCGATGCTGATCCAGCAGATCTTCTCGATCATCAGCGAGATCGCGGAGCAGGGCACGACGATCCTGGTGGTCGAGCAGAACGCCAAGCAGGCGCTGTCGCGTGCCGACCGCGCCTACGTGCTCGAGACCGGCAACATCGTGAAGTCCGGCTCCGGCGCCAGCCTGCTCGACGACCCCAGCATCCGCGAGGCCTACCTGGGCGTCGCCTGA
- a CDS encoding DUF554 domain-containing protein, with protein MIPGIGTAVNVVTVLVGTVLGRLLGNRLPVRTRDLVTDALGLVTLLIAATSAVAVLDPALSVRVGDSAPMLIVLGSLVLGGIVGSLLRLEQRVESLGGWLQRRLSGETGSAERHRFIEGFVVASLLFCTGPLTILGSLNDGLGNGADQLFLKSTLDGFAAIAFASAFGWGVAAAAITVFVVQGALTVVGMLLGDVLPDAELAAITATGGLLLVGVALRLLRIREIPVADLLPALLVAPALVALAAALH; from the coding sequence GTGATCCCTGGAATCGGCACCGCCGTCAACGTCGTCACCGTGCTGGTCGGCACGGTGCTGGGTCGGCTGCTGGGCAACCGGCTCCCGGTGCGCACCCGCGACCTGGTCACCGACGCGTTGGGGCTGGTCACGCTGCTGATCGCGGCCACCTCGGCCGTCGCCGTGCTCGACCCGGCCCTGTCGGTCCGCGTCGGCGACAGCGCCCCGATGCTCATCGTGCTGGGCTCCCTGGTGCTGGGCGGCATCGTCGGGTCGCTGCTGCGCCTCGAGCAGCGGGTGGAGTCGCTCGGCGGCTGGCTGCAGCGCCGGCTGTCCGGCGAGACCGGCTCGGCGGAGCGGCACCGCTTCATCGAGGGCTTCGTCGTCGCCTCGCTGCTCTTCTGCACCGGCCCCCTGACGATCCTGGGGTCGTTGAACGACGGCCTGGGCAACGGCGCCGACCAGCTGTTCCTCAAGTCCACCCTGGACGGCTTCGCGGCCATCGCCTTCGCCTCCGCGTTCGGCTGGGGCGTGGCGGCCGCGGCGATCACGGTGTTCGTCGTGCAGGGTGCGCTGACCGTGGTGGGCATGCTGCTCGGCGACGTCCTCCCCGACGCCGAGCTCGCCGCGATCACCGCGACCGGCGGGCTGCTGCTGGTCGGCGTGGCCCTGCGCCTGCTGCGGATCCGGGAGATCCCGGTCGCCGACCTGCTCCCCGCGCTGCTCGTCGCGCCGGCGCTCGTGGCCCTGGCCGCCGCCCTGCACTGA
- a CDS encoding GNAT family N-acetyltransferase, whose translation MSRSLVSLREAELPDAPVLVELWADGLRRADRQDQEADLELIIKGASASPEQRLIVAEYDGRLAGAILLRVAPLSALNLEQTVQAVSPHVFPQYRRHGIGRALMECAVGFAEELGVAHVATAATSGSRDANRFMARLALGPHATLRLAPTAAVRAKLTAQRPALAGNGRQLTRVLAARRSMRRAQVFDAPEPR comes from the coding sequence ATGAGTCGGTCGTTGGTGTCGCTTCGCGAGGCGGAGCTCCCGGATGCGCCCGTTCTGGTCGAGCTCTGGGCCGACGGACTTCGCCGTGCCGACCGGCAGGATCAGGAGGCCGACCTCGAGCTGATCATCAAGGGCGCGAGCGCCTCGCCCGAGCAGCGCCTGATCGTGGCCGAGTACGACGGTCGGCTCGCGGGGGCGATCCTGCTGCGCGTGGCGCCGCTCTCCGCCCTCAACCTCGAGCAGACCGTGCAGGCCGTCTCGCCGCACGTCTTCCCGCAGTACCGCCGCCACGGCATCGGCCGGGCGCTCATGGAGTGTGCGGTCGGCTTCGCGGAGGAGCTGGGGGTGGCCCACGTCGCGACCGCCGCGACCTCCGGCTCGCGCGACGCCAACCGCTTCATGGCGCGGCTGGCCCTCGGCCCCCATGCCACGCTGCGGCTGGCGCCCACGGCCGCCGTACGAGCCAAGCTCACGGCGCAGCGCCCCGCGCTGGCCGGCAACGGGCGTCAGCTCACCCGCGTGCTCGCCGCGCGCCGCTCGATGCGCCGGGCCCAGGTCTTCGACGCACCCGAGCCGCGCTAG
- a CDS encoding PaaI family thioesterase, which translates to MSDHQPTEMPVEEFLAQMPMGALNERMGIELLEVSSERVVATMPVEGNTQPYGLLHGGASVVLAESLGSIGSAIHAHPDRVAVGIDINATHHRSATSGVVTGVATPIHLGRTSACFEVVITDERGKRVCTSRITCALVPAERLGR; encoded by the coding sequence ATGAGCGACCACCAGCCGACCGAGATGCCTGTCGAGGAGTTCCTCGCCCAGATGCCCATGGGTGCGCTGAACGAGAGGATGGGCATCGAGCTGCTCGAGGTGTCCTCCGAGCGCGTCGTCGCCACCATGCCGGTCGAGGGCAACACCCAGCCCTACGGCCTGCTGCACGGCGGTGCCTCCGTGGTCCTCGCCGAGAGCCTGGGCTCGATCGGCTCGGCGATCCACGCCCACCCCGACCGGGTGGCCGTGGGCATCGACATCAACGCCACCCATCACCGCTCTGCGACCTCGGGGGTGGTCACCGGGGTCGCGACGCCGATCCACCTGGGGCGCACCTCGGCGTGCTTCGAGGTGGTCATCACCGACGAGCGCGGCAAGCGCGTGTGCACCTCGCGCATCACCTGCGCCCTGGTGCCGGCCGAGCGCCTCGGGCGGTAG